The Sphingopyxis fribergensis DNA segment ACAACAACCGCAACAAACGGATGCTCGCGCTCGATCTCAAGCGCAGCGAAGGTCGCGCAGCGTTCGCCCGGTTGGTCGCCACCAGCGATGTGATGCTGCACAATATGCGCATCGAGGCGGCCGAGCGGCTGGGGCTCGGGTTCGAGGCCATTTCGGCGATCAATCCGCGCATCGTTCATTGCGCTGCGATCGGCTTTGGCCAGCGCGGGCGCTACCGTGATCGACCGGCGTTCGACGACATCATCCAGGCGGCGAGCGGCCTCGCCGGTCTGGCGGCGCAGCAAGGCGGCGAACCGCAGTTCATCCCGACGATATTGGCCGACAAGGTCGCCGCGCTGCACATCGTCTATGCGGTGCTGGCGGCGCTTGTGGCGCGGGCCAACGGCCGCGAAGGAGCAATAGGCATCGAAGTTCCGATGTTCGAGGCCATGGCCTCGTTCGTGCTCAACGAGCATCTGGCCGGTGCGACCTTCGCCGACGACGGCGCGCTCGGCTATCCACGCGTGCTGGCCGCCGACCGACGCCCCTATCGCACTGCGGACGGCTGGATCGCCGTCCTGCCCTATACGGGCGACCAATGGCGACGTTTTCTCGATGAAGTCGGGCGCGGCGAGATATGCGAGCAGGCCTGGTTCGCCGATCCCCGCGTCCGCCAGACGCGGATCGACGATCTTTATGCAATCCTGGCCGAAACGCTGCCGCAGCGCTCGACGGCCGATTGGGTCGCGGCGCTGTCGGCCTGCGACGTGCCGTGCTCCGAGATCAATATGCTCGAAGATCTGCTCACCGATCCGCACCTCGCCGAGGTCGGATTTTTCGATGTCGGCCAAGGCTTCCCGGAAGACATCAGACGGTCGCTGCCGCAGCCGGTGGAATTCGCCGGGGTGTCGCCCGTCGGCAACATCGCGCCGGGCGCAGTCGGCGAGCATAGCCGGATGGTGCTGCGCGAATGCGGGCATAGCGAGGCCGAGATCGATGCGCTCGTCGCCGCGGGCGTCCTTCGCGAAGACACCGCTCGCCGCCGATAATGCTCCATCCGCCATAGAATCCCTCACCGTGGCGTCCTGTTCGGTCGACCCTCACCTTCTGTCCCTTAGCCTTAGGACAGCTACAAGCGCCAAAAACCGGGAAGTTCATGGGTCCAAGTGCCCGGATGCAGCCGCCGATGAGGAGCGGCTCGGCTGGGCCAGGCAGAATTGGGACTTACCGAAGGAGCATGGCCAATGCTGCGTGGACGGCGGTCACCGATGCGCGTCCAGCATCTTGAAGCGGATCGCAACGCCGCCGCCGAGGCCATGTCCAGGTCGAGACTGTCGGCGCTCGTCACGACGCGCTTGCTGATCGTCGGTGCGCCGGGGTTGGTGCGATAGTCGGCGTTCGGTCCGTCGGCGTAGATTTGCGCTTCATAGCGCGTGCCGGGGGCGAGGAACATCGAGCTGTTCCATCCCTCAACCAGTACCCCGTCGAAGCCATATTTTGCGGCGAAGACGTATCGGTCGTCGGCTATGACGATATGCTGCTCGCACGGCTCAGCACCCCCGCGCTGACGACGATCGAGCAAGACACGCTCGAGGCGGGCCGCCGCCTCGTGTCACAGGTGATGGACGCGCATTCCGAGCAGTTTCTCGACTATCTGCCGACGCACCTTATCGCCCGCGAATCCTGCGGCGCCTGACGGACCCTAGATCGCGCCGGCCTTCATCTGCCCGACCGCATAATCGACCGCGCGCGCGGTCAGCGCCATGAAGGTCAGCGACGGATTGACGCACGAGATCGAGGCCATCTGCGCGCCGTCGGTGACGAACAGATTGGCGGCGTCGTGCGCCTGGCTCCATTTGTTGAGGACCGACTGGCGCGGATCGGCGCCCATGCGCGCGCCGCCCATTTCGTGGATCGCATCGCCGGGGACATGCTCGCGCTGCTCGCTCTTCACATTGGTCAGGCCGACCTTGCGCAGCATCGCCTCGCCCTCGGTCCGCGCATCGTTCATCATGCGGATCTCGTTGTCACGGAAGGTGACGTCGAAGCGCATCAGCGGCACCCCGAAGCGGTCGGTCTTGTCGGCGTGCAGGCTGACGCGATTGTCCTCATAGGGCAGGCATTCGCCGAACGCGCCCATGCTGAACTTCCACGGCCCATAGCCGCGCATCGCCTGCTTCATCGATGCGCCGAAGCCGACCGGCGCGGCCGGGTCGCGCCGCGCGCTGCCCTGATAGCCATAGCCGCGTTTGAACCCGATGCCTTCCTCGCCGCCGACGTTGCGGAAGCGCGGGATATAGACCCCGCCCGGACGCCGACCATATTCGATAAAGTCGGTCATGCCCGGGATATCGCCCCAGATGTTGACGCGGAAAATATGGTCCATGACATAGCCGCCGAGCGTGCCGCTGGCGTCGAAATGGCTCTTGCCGCTGCCCGGCGCGCGCGAGTTCATCAGGATCTGCGTCGAGGCGAGCGCGGACGCGCAGAGGAACACCATTCGCGCGGGGATCACCTCGGCCTGCTTCGTGTTGGCGTCGACGACGCGGACGCCGGTCACGCGCTTCGTCTTTGGATCATATTCGAGGTTGGTGACCACCGAATCCGGCCGCAACGTCAGCCGCCCCGTGGCGCGCGCCGCGGGCAGCGTCACCGCCTGCGTCGAGAAATAGGCGCCGAACGAGCAGCCGCGACCGCACTGGTTGCGGAACTGGCATTTGCTGCGGCCCTGGTCCTCCTTGTCCTCGGTCATGTTTGACAGGCGGGTGTGGATCAGCTTGCGGCCTGGCGAGGTCGCCTCGAGCCGTTCCTTCACCCATTTTTCGGCGATGTTCATCTGCATCGGCGGCTGGAATGCGCTGTCGGGAAGCTGCGGCAGATTTTCGCGCGATCCCGACACGCCGATATATTTCTCGACATAATCGTACCAGGGCACAAGGTCGTCATAACGGATCGGCCAGTCGATCCCGACATTTTCGCGCTTGTTCGCCTCGAAATCCTCAGGCGCCCAGCGAAAGCTCCAGCGCCCCCAGATCAGCGACTTGCCGCCGACCGCGGCGGGGCGGATCCAGTAGAATTTGTCGCCCTCGTCATAGGCATAGGGATTGAGCCGATCATTGTTGTAGAATTTCCGGTTCGACGGCGAGACATAGCCATGCTTGGCGATGAAATAGTCGCTATCCATCAGCGCCTTGGGCATCATGTCGCGCGCCGGAATTTCATACGCCGGCTTGCCGTCGAAATCATAATCCTCGCCATGTTCGACCATCACGCCGCGGTCGAGCATCAGGACCTTGAGGCCCTTTTCGGTCAATTCCTTCGCTGCCCAACCGCCGCTCACCCCGGAGCCGATGACGATCGCGTCGAACTTGTCGGTCGCTGCCATGAATAATCCTCGAATATCTGTTAAGCGCGGAGACGGCTGAGCGCCGCGAAGCTGGTCTCGATGTCGGGAAGATAGGGCGCGGGCGACTGATCATTCTCGACATAGAAATGCTTCACGCCGGCGGTCCGGTTGAGCGTGAAGATATCGGCGAAATCGATCACGCCCTTGCCAACGCTGGTCATCTTGCCGTCGGCGGTGCGGTCCTTGACATGATAGGCATAGATGCGGCCCGGCAGACGGGCGATGATCGCCTTGGGGTCCTCGCCCGCGGCGACCGCCCAGAACAGGTCGAGCTCGATCTTGACCAGAGCGGGATCGGTGTCAGCGACCAACATGTCGAACAGGCTGGTGCCGCCGGGCTTTACGGTGAATTCGAAATCATGATTATGATAGGCGAAGCCGAGCCCGGCCTTTTTGAGCTGTTCGGCCCAGCGGCTGAAATTGGCGACCGCGACCTTCCAGCCCTCGGCATTGCGCTGCGCCTCGGCCATCCATGGCAGGACCACCGTGTCGGCGCCGAGCGTCTTGGCCATCTTCACCGATCCATCGAAATCGGAGACGAGCGCGTCATAACCGATATGCACCGAGGGCGAGGTCAGCCCCAGCCGGTCCATCGTCTTGCGGAGCGCGGCATGGTCCATCCTGTCGTAACCGCCGCCGCCATATTCGACCTCGCGATAGCCGATCGCCGCGACCTTCTCGAGCGTGACCATCGGGTCCGCGGCGAACAATTCGCGCACGGTATAGAGCTGGATGCCGATGGGCTTTGCTTTCAAGCTCTTCGCCATCAGCGGCCCCGCCGCCAGCGTCGTCGCCAAGGCCGCACCGCCCGCCATCCATTGCCGCCGGTTGACCATCATGACGAATAGACCTTGTTCACGTTGGAATAGGGAAAAGCGCCGTCATACTGCCCTGGGACGGGCAGATATTCGCGCTCCTGCGTGATGCCGACCTCCGACGTGAAATAGCCGGTGAGCACGAGCTGGCGGAACTTGTCGAAAAAGTCCGCACCGCCCGGAATCTCGTTTTCCATTGCCAGCGTCAGCAGCGCGTCCTGCTGCACGGGCGTCGCCTTGTCGGCGGCGACCTTATAGTCACTCCGGCTGCGCGCCTCGATCGCATCGAGCCCCGCGACGATCGGCTTGCGGTCTGCGGGCGCCGCCCAATCGGCGAGCAGCTTTTCGATGAATTCGGGCACCCCGGCCGCGATCGCACCCGGCGTATCAGTCGTCGGCATCACCCGTTCGCTGAGCGCGGTCATCAGCGCGCGCTGCTGCGCGGTGAACACCGGGGCCGAGGGCGGCCCGTCGCTGATCACCGTCGGGACCGCCACCCCCGCCGCGCGGGCGATCGGCGCGAACAGGGCCGCACCGAACATCGCGGCCATTCCGGCCAGCGCGTCTCTGCGGTCGATCATTTCACCTCTCCCTGAAAATCGCGGCTCTCCGCCGCTTCGGGCAGCGGGCGCACCCAGATGTTGCGGAACGACACCGGCGAGTCATGATCCTGCAGCTGGATCGGTGCGGCGTCGCCATGCGCTTCATAGGTCGCGACCTTGCGCCAGACGGTGCTACCCAGCCACGGCTGGCGGTTCTGCACGAGCACGCCGTTGAGGAAGGCGGTGGCATAGGCCGGGCGCAGCAATTTGCCGTCGGGGCCGAAGCGCGGGCGTTCGAAGATGACGTCATAACTCTGCCACTCGCCGGGCGGACGCGACGGGTTCACCAGCGGCGGCTTCCACGCATAGATCGCGCCGACGGTGCCGTCGGCGTAGGTCGGGTTCCGGTAGCCGTCGAGGATCTGGAGCTCGTAGCGCTGCATGAACCAGATGCCGCTGTTGCCGCGGTCCTGCGAGCTTTTCGTCGGCGGATTGGGCGAACGAAATTCGAGATGGAGCTGTACGTCGCCAAAGCTCTGCTTGCTGACCAGCGCGCTCTCGCCGGCACCCCCGGCGCGCGGCGGCACGGTCATCGCGCCGTCCTTCACCGTCCACGCGCGGCCCTGCGGCTGCCAGGCATCGAGCGACTTGCCATCGAACAGGATGACGGCATCGGACGGCGCCGCGCCCGGGGCCGATCCCGGCGTTACCACCTCGGGCAGCGGCCGGTCGGCGTCGTGCACCAGCCATTTGCCGTCGGGCAGCATCGGCGTATCTTTAAAGCCGGGCTTCTCCTGCGCGATCGCGGTCGACCCCGCGGACATGATCACCATGGCCAGTATGATACGCTTCACCATAATCTCCTTCATGCCGCGTCGATCTCGCGATAGGCGGCGACCAGCCGCTCTTCGCCGGCGCGGCCGTCGATCGAATTGCCGTGTTCCATGCCGATCACGCCGGCGAATTTCTTCGCGCGCAGCCAGCGGACGATATTGCGATAGTTGATCTCGCCGGTCCCCGGCTCCTTGCGCCCCGGATTGTCGCCGAACTGGATATAGGCGATCTCGTCCCAGCAGGTTTGCAGTGTGTTGATGAGGTTCCCTGCCTGGATCTGTTCGTGATAGAGGTCTGCCAATATCTTGATCGCCGGGCTGTTCACGGCGCGTGCGACCGCATAGCCTTGCGGCACGGACGACATGAACACGCCGGGATGGTTCACCAGCGTATTGAGCGGCTCCATCACCATGACCAGCCCATGCGGTTCATAGATGTCGGCGGCGCGGCGCAGCACGTCGATAACGCGCGCGGTCTGGATATCGACCGGCAGCTTGCGGTCCATGAAGCCGGGGACGATCGTCATATGTTTCGAATTCAGCCGCTTGGCGACGTCGACCGACGCGCGGATATCGGCAAGGAAGCGTTCGCGATCGGCATCGTCGGTGCCGCCGAGTTGCGGCCGGAAATCGTCCCACCGCGGCATGCTCGCGACGAACACGCCCATCGTCATGTTCCGCTGCTGCAGCGCGCGCGCCATCGCACTCTGATCGGCGACCGACCGTGTTGCCGCTTCATTGTCCTCCCACGCGGTGAAGCCCTGATCGGCGGCAAAAGCGATCTGCTCGATGCGGCCCCCGCGGCTCGCGAAGCTGCCTTCGTGCGGGGCATAGTTCAGCGAAAAGCGTGCCGCGTTCGACGGCGCAGCGGCGTTCGCGAGCGTCGCTGCTGCGGCAGCCGCGGCGGCACCGCCTGCCAACATTGTCCTGCGCGTCAGACTCATGCAGCTTCACCGGCAAGGACCGCGCGCGATTTGCCACGCTCGCGCAGCCAGATGAAACCGAACACCGCGAGCAAGATGAGCGGCAGAATCGCCAGCCGCTGGAATGACAGCGACGCCGCCGCATCCTCGACCGCCAGCTTTGCAGCACCGGTCAGCGCCGCGAAGGCTTCGGGGCCACCCGCGAACTCGATCTTGGCCTGATCGAACATTGCACCAAGCTGCGGCAGCACGAAGAAGCTGGCGAGCGCGCCCGCCGATCCGACGAGACCCATCGCCCACGATCCGCCGCGCGGATAACGTTCGGCGACCGAGGCAAGCATCGTCGGCCACATCACGCAGACGCCGAGGCCCCAGACGGTAGCGGCGAGGATCGCGGCGACCGGCGACTGCGCCTGGCTCAGCATGAACAGGCCGATCGCGGCGAGCAGGCTCGATACCCAGAGCAGGCCGGGGTTCGTTATCCTGTTGGCGAGCCGCCCCGCGAAATGGCGGAAGATGAACATCAGCGCGTTGACATAGACGAGCAGCAAAATGCCGCGCATGCCGACGCGGTTCGAAAGGGCGACGTCGATCCACTGACCGGGCGCGAGTTCGGACGCCGCGGTGAGGAACATCGCCGCGAACCAGATGAAGAAGCTGGGCCGGCGAAATACCTCACCCACCATCTCGCCGAAGCTGACGCCGCTTTGCTCACGGAGCGGCGGCGGGAAGGTCGTGGTCAGGGCGATCACGACGGTCGCGACGGCCGGGATCATCACCAGCGCCATGATGCCCTGCCACGGCAGCGCCGCCGACAGGAAGAAGCCGGCGAGGCCGCCGACGATGATGCCGCCGGGGAACCATGCGTGGAGGACGTTCAGGCGGTGCGTCGTGTCGTCGGGATAGAGCTGCGCGGTCAGCGGATTGATCGCCGCCTCGGTCAGACCCCAGCCGATGCCGCTGAGCAGCATGCCCGCCCAGACGACCCAATAGATGGTCATGCCGGTCGCGAGATGGCCCGCAGTGACGATCATCAACGGCCCGAGAATGAAGCACAGCCCCGCGCCCGCCAGGCACCGCTTCATGCCGATCTGGTCGAGCAATGCGCTGGCGACGAACAAGGTGATCGCAAAGCTGAGGAACGCCGCGCCGAGCGCGGCGGCGACCAGCTCGCCGGCCTGCAGCGGGGCGATCGGATCGATCCATTCGGCCTTGAGCCCGCTGGCGATCGCGCCGCGGATCGCGAGGCTCGCCGCCGCGGTGAACAGTGCGAGCACACCCAGCCAGAACAACCGGCCCTTGTTCAATGTCGTCATCCTGCGTCCCCTTGATTATTATCTTTTGGCCGTCGTCTTGCGCGCGGTCAGGTCAGTCCCAGCATTTTGCGGTTGAGCGCGGGATCGCTGCCGCCAGCGAAATCGTCGAACGCCCGGTCGGCTTTGCGGATCATGTGCGCGGCGATGAAAGGGGCGCCCTCGCGCGCGCCGTCTTCGGGATGCTTCAGGCAGCATTCCCATTCGAGCACCGCCCATCCGGCATAGTCATATTGCGTCAGCTTCGAGAAGATTCCGGCGAAATCGACCTGCCCGTCGCCGAGCGAGCGGAAGCGGCCGGGGCGGTCGACCCAGTCCTGAAAGCCGCCATAGACCCCCGAGCGGCCGGTCGGATTGAGCTCCGCGTCCTTGACGTGGAACATCCGGATCCGCTCATGATAAATGTCGATGAACTGCAGATAGTCGAGCGCCTGGAGCACATAATGGCTGGGGTCATAGAGGATATTGGCGCGCGGGTGGTTGCCAACGCCCGCGAGGAAACGCTCGAAACTCACACCATCATGCAAATCCTCGCCCGGATGAATCTCGTAGGCAAGATCGACACCCTGTTCCTCGAAGGCATCGAGGATCGGCCGCCAGCGCTTCGCGAGTTCGCCGAACGCCTCCTCGACCAGCCCTGCGGGGCGCTGCGGCCAGGGATAGATATAAGGCCAGGCCAGCGCGCCCGAGAAGGTCGCATGCGCGTTCAGCCCCAGCCGCCGGCTCGCCTTCGCCGCAAGATGGAGTTGCTCGACCGCCCATATCTGGCGCTCGGCGGGTTTGCCGCGCAGCGCTTCGGGGGCGAACGCGTCGAACGCCACATCATAGGCCGGGTGCACCGCGACCAGCTGGCCCTGCAAATGCGTCGACAGCTCGGTGATCTCGACCCCCGCCTCGCGGCAGGTGCCCGATAGCTCATCGCAATAATCCTGGCTTTCGGCCGCAAGCGCCAAATCGATGCAGCGGCTGTCCCAAGTCGGGATCTGGACGCCGACATAGCCCGCATCGGCCATCCAGCGCGCGGCGGAGGGCAAAGTGTCGAACGGCGCCGTATCGCTCATGAACTGCGCGAGGAAAACCGCTGGACCCTTCATGCCGTCCCTCCCTTCGGTGCCAAAATCATTTCGACGTTTCGGCTTTGAGCCACGCGATCAGCGCCGCGCGGCGCGCCGGATCGGCTACCTTGACGACCATACGCGTGCCCGGCACCTTCTTGGTCGGCGCCGCGAGATATTCGTCGAGCTCCTTGGCATCCCAGCGAATTTTCGAGGCCTTGAGCGCGGGGCTGTAGTTGAACCCGGCGACCGATCCGGCCTGCCGTCCAAACAGGCCGTGAAGATTGGGGCCCATCGTGCTTTTACCGCCCGCCTCCAACGTATGACAGGCGCGGCAGCTCGCGAACGCCTGCGCGCCGGGATCGGCGGGGGCCGCTCGCGATGCGGGCGATAGTGCGAGCGCCAGCACAATCAAGACTACGGCTGCCGATGGCAGGGCGACTAAAAATTTCATTAACCTCTCCCGTCTGGCAACAGCCGGTCGGACGATGTAAGCGGTCGCAATCGAATTATGCAAACAAATTTGGAAATTCTTGCCAGGGGAATGCGATGAATACGCAGTCAAAAACACGCTACGGCATGGTCGGCGGCGGCGAGGGTGCATTCATCGGCGCTGTGCACCGGATGGCCGCAGCGATCGACGGCGAGTTTACGCTGGTGTGCGGCGCGTTCAGCAGTGAAGCTGGCCGCAATCGGCGGAGCGCCGCGGCGCTAGGACTCGATTCGGACCGCACCTATGCGACGCTCGACGCCCTGCTTGCGGCGGAAGCAGCCCTTCCCGCGGATGAGCGGATGGAGGCGCTCGCGATCGTCACCCCCAACCATCTTCACGCGCCGATGGCGATCTCCGCGCTCGATGCCGGGTTTCATGTCTTTTCCGAAAAACCGATGGCGCTGAACCTGGCCGAAGCGCTGGCGATCGAGGCGGCGGTTTCGCGGAGCGGCAAGCTCTATGGCCTCGCCTTCGCCTATAGCGGTTATCCGTTGATCGCGGAGGCGCGGGCGCGCGTTGCGCGCGGCGATTTCGGTGCGATCCGGCTGGTGCAGGTCGAATATTCGCAAGGCTGGCTGAGCCTGCCGATCGACCGCGACGGCAACAAGCAGGCCGAATGGCGCACCGACCCGGCGCGCGCGGGCCTCGGCGGCTGCCTCGGCGACATCGGCACCCACGCCTTCCAGCTCGCCGAACATGTGTCGGGGCTTTCGGTCGAGCAGCTGAGCGCCGATGTGACCGCGCACGTACCGGGGCGCCGCCTCGACGACGATGTGGCGGCGCTGTTGCGCTTCGCGGGTGGCGCGCGCGGCGTGCTCAAGGCTAGCCAGGTCGCCGCAGGCGACGAGAACGGCCTGCGCCTGCGCATCCACGGCGAAAAGGGCGGACTCGACTGGTCGCAGATGGAGCCCAACACGCTGACCCTGCGCTGGCTCGACCGGCCGATCGAGGTGATCCGCGCGGGCGGGCCCGGGCTCGATGCGCTGACGATGGCGCAGTCCCGCACCCCCGCGGGCCATCCCGAAGGCTATATAGAGGCGTTCGCCAATCTTTACCGCAGCTTCGGCCGGGCGGTCCGCGCAGGCGCGACGGCCCCGCCCGCGCCCGGCACCGCCGGCTGGTTCCCCGGCATCGGCGACGGCCTCAGGACGATGGCCTTCGTCGAGGCGACGATCGAAAACAGCGGCGGCGACGCGAAGTGGACGTCGTTAGCCGGGATATTGGACGATAGCCGAGCGACGCGAGACGCCTGAACCGCGGCGGCGGCTGCGCGCGGCATAGATGGTGTAGCCGCAGAGCAGGCCATAGAGCGCAAGTCCTTCAACCTGCCAGAATGGCATCGTCGCCATATTGAGCAGGAAGAAGGCGAAATGCGCTGCAAGCAGCTTGAACCGCTCGCCGTGCGCCGACGCCGCCGCGGCGACCATCACCGTCCACAGCGCAATCATCGCCGCGACGCCGAACCAGCCGAGCTCGTAGAGTGTCGCGACCAACGTATTGTGCGGATAGACTTTGAACACGCCCTCCCAGCTTTCCGGTCCGAGGCCGAACAGATGCTGGAGCGGCGTGCCGTCGGACCAGGCATAGATATAGCTGCTCCAGATCAGCGGACGCGCCGACATCACCTGGCGCTCGAGCAGATCGAAGTCGCGCGGCGGTTTGATCAGGCCGGCAGGGTCCGAGAGGAAAGCAGCGAGGTCCGCGAAACTCTCACCGTAAGATAAGGCGGCGACCGAGACGAGCAGCACGCCCGCCACCATGGCGGTGACCGCCATCGACGCGCGCTGGTCGCGCCGCACGCTCAGCGTCAGCCCGGTCAGGAACACCGCCAGCACGAGCGGCGCGAAGGCGAGGATCGTCGTGCGATAGCCTGCGAGCAGAACGCCGAGGAACGTCGCGGCCAGGAACGCCACCCGGACGCCGCGCGGCGCCGACTTGGCGAAGGCGCCGACCAGGAACCCGGTCATCATCGCGACCGAAAAGGCCGCCTCGTGATTATAGCCGCCGATCCAGACCAGCCCGTCGCCATCCTCCGACCCCTTGGGCAGGCCCAACGCCAGCGACAGCGCCTGGAAGACGAGCAGCGGCAGGAACGAAACCATCGCCCAGGTCAGGAAGCGCGCGTCGGGGTCGATGCGTAGCGCCTGGAACACCGCAATCATGATCACGATCAGATAGGCATATTTGACCCCGACATTGATCCCGCCGGCGACGTCGCCGTTCAGCGCCGCGCTGAACAGCGCAAGGCCCACCAACGCATAGACCGGCAGCAGCCATTTGAGCGCCAGATTGGCCGGCCGCACGACGAAGAGCAGCCCGAAGGCAGTCACCCCGATCGAGAGCAGGGCGTTACCCGAAAGCCCGCCC contains these protein-coding regions:
- a CDS encoding Gfo/Idh/MocA family protein, with amino-acid sequence MNTQSKTRYGMVGGGEGAFIGAVHRMAAAIDGEFTLVCGAFSSEAGRNRRSAAALGLDSDRTYATLDALLAAEAALPADERMEALAIVTPNHLHAPMAISALDAGFHVFSEKPMALNLAEALAIEAAVSRSGKLYGLAFAYSGYPLIAEARARVARGDFGAIRLVQVEYSQGWLSLPIDRDGNKQAEWRTDPARAGLGGCLGDIGTHAFQLAEHVSGLSVEQLSADVTAHVPGRRLDDDVAALLRFAGGARGVLKASQVAAGDENGLRLRIHGEKGGLDWSQMEPNTLTLRWLDRPIEVIRAGGPGLDALTMAQSRTPAGHPEGYIEAFANLYRSFGRAVRAGATAPPAPGTAGWFPGIGDGLRTMAFVEATIENSGGDAKWTSLAGILDDSRATRDA